The genomic window gacgtgtgtgtatatatatatatatatacacatacacacatacattatatatatatttatacacacacatacacagacgCATGTATACCACAAAAGACGCATTAAAATGGAGATATTTCAACAGAGGATTTCCTTTGACATGTGTCTTTCTCTCACAACAGGATGTGGCTGTGATGATGGGCTGGAGATGCTCGGACGCATGACCTCCCATTCACTTTGTCATCACTAGCATCATAACTTGTTGCATGTTGAAAATCCGAAAAGCGGTGTGAGAACATAGTTGGCGACTTTTCCTAGGGCATTGTTGTGTAAAAATAGAACAGGCGGCACAGCGGGGTCATGCGCGGCCTGTCAGCGAGGGGTATGACCGTCGGAGAGGCCCTCAGTGAGTCACAAGCACACGTCTCGGCCATGAGGAAGCCAGAGCGCTTCCTCTGCCTCTACGCCGGACTTGTTTTGAACAAACGACGGTTGCGCTCATTAACGCAGAAAATACAACAGCGACAATTGTAGGCAGTTAACAAAACAGTCCCTCCCACTTCCCAAACTGTACCATGTCAAATTATCTTGATTTTAGGCCGGATGGCATCATGGTACCCAGAGTTTTTAAGAACAACACCCACTCACATTAAGTATATTTGGTGCACTTAcacaatgtacaaaaaaaaaaatcactgcaaaAAGTGTACCAAAAAAAGTCAAGACTTGACAGACACATTAACACATTATCACTTCAACTGGTGCGTGGTGAGTATCAGTTGCAAGGGAAGTGATTCACAGATGTAAAGATCACAGCTCGTAAACAACAGGTCCATACTTGatcaaaaatacaaattaatgCTTAAAAGCAGTTGAAATTTGTCCATATATTGTGTTTTGGTGAACTCTGGTTTTGTTTCAAAATAAAGCGTCTCAATGTGTTTTGTTGCTTGGACTTTCTTGACACTTATTGACATTATTGGAACTTTAGATTTGAAAATTATTAgcacaatttaaaatgaaaatagctTAAGTAACAGATGCCTTGTCGACAGGCAAACATACACACTGCTCCgtctgacactttttttttttaaaggaaacgTGGAACTGGCAATGTGGAATAAAAAAATTTGACTGGGCTACATCCTTCGATACATACTGTGCAAAGtcatagttgtttttttttatttctaatctATAACCTGTAAACTCAAGTACTGTACCGTAATCGGTGACTTTTTTAAAGGAACAACCTGAAATCAGTTTACGTTTTCAAAGATAACTCATAAAATGAATAGATTTGTTTTCGTCTTCATTTGTGATAAATACACATTTAACCTCACAAGTGCAGTTATTTTTGTGAGTGAGGCATTAAAAATGTGGGGAGAAAATAGATCTTGGTCAATCAAAATATTCACTATTTCCTTTGCAGTGTTTACACATCCTTAAAGTGGATTTGAAACTGAAAATTACAAAGAATTCGACGGTAGTGATTTGAGTAGTGTGGCACAGATTTAATGCAGCTGTCACCAGCTGTAAGCAAAGTGCACAAACAAATTGGAATGAACCACTAGTTCTTCACTAACTTTCACGATTAGTTATGGTAAGCACAAGTAAGGATGGAGTTGGAGGGTGGTAGTGAAGTAGTGGATGGGGTTGTGCTGGGTGAGTGTGTGCAACAACAGGATATTTTGTCACCATGGTCACTGGCAGCAAATCAGCAAGTCTTGTTTTGTGCATGTGGCGCGCAGGAGGGCCAAGCGAAAGGGAAGCCCTCTCGTTGGGTCTTACGTTTGGTGCCATGTGCGGTGGAGCCAAAGAAGAAACAGCTCAACTTTGAGGTAAGCTCACTTCTCCTGCTTAGATATTAAATACGACATAGTCCGTTATGGAAGGTACTATAATGACATCAGTGGTACGACCAAACTTGTTTAATACGTTTTGTGAAAAAAAGAACAGATTAACTTGATGGCAGTTTCACATCACTTTGGCCAGAAATTTAAAAGCTTGGGAAATAAATGTGATTTGTCAAAAAACATTAAAGGTGTCTTTCACAATTGGAAAGTTAAGATGTTAACTCTTAAAATAAGATACAATGCTCAATGTGCCAGCCAGCACAAAGAAACAGCAAGAATGCAAGCTCACTTCCTTGAGTGCAAggcaatcttttttgttttgctgcacTGACATTCTGTTGCCACGTTGAAGGTTGCTCAATATTCAATATTCTGAGCTAGTTTGGCTATAATTGGATtaaatatatctatatctatatatagatatagatatagatatatatactatattttttttctccaattgaatgaatgaatgtgaaaaagtaacaaaactgaatgtatttcttttataaatacataaaatgaaaaatggataCAAAATCTATTGTCGGTTTTATGCTAAATTATAACTGCATTAATTTTGGATATGCATTTAACGGTCATTAAATATGCTCTGGACTCACCTAGGTGAATATCTGCGATTAACATAATATCATTTTTAacttttatcatttttaacacaCTTTAATTAACATTTTAACACAAATGTATTAGAACACAAAAAATGAAAGCATAAAATGCAGAGgaaaaaatttaatttattatctgCATCTTGTATGTGTCTTTAAAAGGCCTGGTGGGGTGGCATGTGACATCGGTGGGTTTTTGCGTGTCTGGGTGTAAGCTGTGGTCCACCACAGGTGTATGGACATTTTGTTTATGTGTTTTACTGTTCTTTTTGTGTGCAAAAATAGCTGAAGTGGTTGTGGCTCACTTTATTACACGCAAGGGAATTGCAGTATGCACGTATACTGTAAACTCCcctacaacaaaacaaaaaaaatcagattgccACGATAGAGGGGATTTTCACAATGGACAAGTCGTTACTGTACATTCCATAAAATAATCTGCAATCAACCCGGTGAGCACCAGTGAATTTTGAAAGTGAGGAATGAATTTTTGAATACAAGAGTGCTGAATTCCAAGGCCACTGTTAGATTTTCTATTTTCACCAATGAAAATCTGATCAATTTGAATCTTTTCTTTGGCATTCATGTGTGGAGTTgttgttccattttttttatcagatactccacattccaaaaacatgcttggtagattTACTGAAGATTCATATTGGTCCATAGTTTGTGCCCTTTgcttgactggcaaccagttcaggatcTGCTCTACTTCTTGCTCAAAGTAAACTCTACGAGAAAGGAAGAACAGATCTTCATATTTGTCGAATTGTTACAGTCCAACGTCTACTGTTATGTCACAAAAATAAGCTTTAACGGAAGCAGCTGTAGTCACGGAAAGGAGCACTAATTATGCATACTTCCTCTTTGAAAAAAATCTTTAGATCATGTGGGTCCACGTTGTTTTCTAAGACAAAGGGTAAAACACATGACGTTTTTTGACCTTTAACAAACACTGTTTTTTCTGTTTCACTTTCAAAGAATCGCAACCCCAAGATGGGATCCACCGCTTCTCCAGTGATGGATGACCACAACAGCTCCACTTGCAATACCCTGTACGCCCACAGGAGCTACGCGCGTGTTTTCATGCCGCTCGTCTACTGTGTGGTCTTCCTGGTGGGCCTGCTAGGCAACGCCTTAGCACTGCACGTCATCCGCCCCAACTTGAAAAAGATGAACTCCACCACCTTGTATTCGCTCAACCTGGTGATTTCGGACATCCTCTTCACGCTGTCACTTCCTGTGAGGATCACGTATTACGCGCTGGGCTTCCACTGGCCCATGGGTGAGGCTCTGTGCAAAATCTCAGGCCTCATCTTCTACATAAACACCTATGCAGGTGTCAACTTCATGACCTGCCTGAGCATTGACCGCTTCATCGCCGTCGTCCTGCCCCTGCGCTTTTCCCGGTTGCGCAATGTTCGCAACGTGCGCTACATCTGTGTCACCGTGTGGGTGTTGGTCCTGGCCCAGACCCTCCCGCTTCTCGCCATGCCAATGACCAACAACGAACCGGACGGCTTCATCACCTGTATGGAATACCCGAATTTTGAGAAGGTAGACCACATTGCCACCATCCTAATCGGCGGCGTCTTCCTCGGTTACGTCATCCCCGTAAACATCATCCTGGTGTGCTATTCCATCCTTTGCTCCAAACTCCACTCCACGGCAAAGAGTAACCACTTGACCGAAAAATCAGGGCGCAGCCGTAAGGCCATTGGTGTCATCTGTTGCGTGTCCCTGGTCTTCGTAGTCTGCTACAGTCCCTATCACATCAACATCCTGCAGTACATGATCCGAAAACTCGTGTCCAGCCCGGATTGCGCCGACCTCACGGCTTTTCAGGTGTCGCTGCACATCACGGTGTGTCTGATGAACCTCAACGCCTGC from Syngnathus scovelli strain Florida chromosome 8, RoL_Ssco_1.2, whole genome shotgun sequence includes these protein-coding regions:
- the gpr183a gene encoding G-protein coupled receptor 183-A, translated to MELEGGSEVVDGVVLGECVQQQDILSPWSLAANQQVLFCACGAQEGQAKGKPSRWVLRLVPCAVEPKKKQLNFENRNPKMGSTASPVMDDHNSSTCNTLYAHRSYARVFMPLVYCVVFLVGLLGNALALHVIRPNLKKMNSTTLYSLNLVISDILFTLSLPVRITYYALGFHWPMGEALCKISGLIFYINTYAGVNFMTCLSIDRFIAVVLPLRFSRLRNVRNVRYICVTVWVLVLAQTLPLLAMPMTNNEPDGFITCMEYPNFEKVDHIATILIGGVFLGYVIPVNIILVCYSILCSKLHSTAKSNHLTEKSGRSRKAIGVICCVSLVFVVCYSPYHINILQYMIRKLVSSPDCADLTAFQVSLHITVCLMNLNACLDPFVYFFACKGYKRKLLKLLKLEVSISISSIGRTSPEISSKDIIEGNKIPLSGSTLGSTNERLMERRSQLYV